Proteins encoded together in one Deinococcus ruber window:
- a CDS encoding phosphopentomutase produces the protein MKFTIIVLDSVGVGALPDAASFGTPPGDGGSHTLNHTLAHTGAALPNLARLGLGHIPTVQDVPTDAVQGGYGRMREVSPGKDTSTGHWEFMGVQLQHPFQVFPDGFPPEVMDRFTAATGTGYLCNRPYSGTDVIRDYGPEHLKTGDPIVYTSADSVFQIAAHVDVVPIETLYAWCRAAREILQGEYAVARVIARPFRGSPPDFERAGELRHDYSLTPPPTVLDALAAAGKDVIGVGKIPDIYDHRSFSEEIHTDDNADGIRKTIARMGADFNGLLFTNLVDFDAKFGHRRDAAGYGRALEEFDAALPQIQAQVPADGALLIISDHGNDPTWHGSDHTREYGLLLAWRPGIGAVDLGERTTFADVGATVADSLGAHWDGPGESFWAELK, from the coding sequence ATGAAATTCACCATCATCGTGCTCGATTCGGTGGGCGTGGGAGCGCTGCCCGACGCCGCCAGCTTCGGCACTCCTCCCGGCGACGGCGGCTCTCATACCCTGAATCACACGCTCGCCCACACCGGAGCGGCGCTGCCCAATCTGGCGCGGCTGGGCCTGGGCCACATTCCCACGGTGCAGGATGTGCCCACAGACGCCGTGCAGGGCGGCTATGGCCGCATGCGCGAGGTCAGCCCCGGCAAGGACACCAGTACCGGACACTGGGAATTCATGGGCGTGCAGCTTCAGCACCCGTTTCAGGTCTTCCCGGACGGATTTCCGCCGGAAGTGATGGACCGTTTTACCGCCGCCACCGGCACGGGGTATCTGTGCAATCGGCCCTACAGCGGCACCGACGTGATCCGCGACTACGGCCCCGAACATCTGAAGACCGGCGACCCTATCGTGTACACCAGCGCCGACAGTGTGTTTCAGATCGCCGCGCATGTAGACGTGGTGCCCATCGAAACGCTGTATGCGTGGTGCAGAGCCGCCCGCGAGATCCTTCAGGGCGAGTACGCCGTGGCCCGCGTGATCGCCCGGCCCTTCCGGGGCAGCCCCCCCGACTTCGAGCGGGCCGGAGAGTTGCGCCACGACTACTCGCTGACGCCGCCGCCCACGGTGCTCGACGCCCTGGCAGCGGCGGGCAAAGACGTGATCGGGGTGGGCAAGATTCCCGATATCTACGACCACCGCAGCTTCAGCGAGGAGATTCATACCGACGACAACGCCGACGGCATCCGCAAGACGATTGCCCGCATGGGTGCAGATTTTAACGGCCTGCTGTTCACCAATCTGGTGGACTTCGACGCCAAGTTCGGCCACCGCCGTGATGCGGCAGGCTACGGACGGGCGCTGGAAGAGTTCGACGCCGCCCTGCCGCAGATTCAGGCGCAGGTGCCCGCAGACGGAGCGCTGCTGATCATCTCGGATCACGGCAACGACCCGACCTGGCACGGCAGCGACCACACCCGCGAGTACGGGCTGCTGCTGGCGTGGCGGCCCGGCATCGGCGCAGTCGATCTGGGCGAGCGCACCACCTTTGCCGATGTGGGCGCGACGGTGGCCGACAGTCTGGGAGCCCACTGGGACGGGCCGGGTGAGAGTTTCTGGGCCGAGTTGAAATGA
- a CDS encoding cupin domain-containing protein, which yields MTLLPQTPRQTTETPNGNSVTALATPSLGATDISVIRQRQRPGGFNPPHFHDREELTVLLEGRVNVSVNGEQTTLEAGDTLLIPASVLHSIENTGDTDAQWLIVSAAGIRFFSEAGDEMHPGWAK from the coding sequence ATGACCCTTCTTCCTCAGACGCCCCGGCAGACCACCGAGACACCCAACGGCAACAGCGTGACCGCGCTCGCCACGCCCAGCCTCGGGGCCACCGATATCAGCGTGATCCGGCAGCGGCAGCGGCCCGGCGGCTTCAATCCTCCGCATTTTCATGACCGTGAAGAGCTGACGGTGCTGCTGGAAGGCCGCGTCAACGTGAGTGTGAACGGCGAGCAGACCACGTTGGAAGCGGGCGACACCCTGCTGATTCCGGCCAGCGTTCTGCATAGCATCGAGAATACCGGGGACACCGACGCTCAGTGGTTGATCGTGTCGGCAGCAGGCATCCGCTTTTTCTCTGAAGCCGGAGACGAGATGCATCCGGGCTGGGCGAAGTAA
- a CDS encoding MarR family winged helix-turn-helix transcriptional regulator, with translation MSDPFTAVTRPDALALEEARQHHIGRSLVQAARAFNSRALSKLQALGHGDLGMAHLNLLPHLDVHGTRIVTLAERAGMTKQAAGQLVGELERWGYVERRPDPQDGRAQRIVFTETGWVYLQQAQRIKREIEAEYRAALGEAHWQALQEGLQKLVEFEMDGEVREADELR, from the coding sequence ATGAGCGATCCTTTCACGGCTGTAACCCGGCCCGACGCACTCGCGCTGGAGGAAGCGCGGCAGCATCATATCGGGCGCTCGCTGGTGCAGGCAGCGCGGGCTTTCAACAGCCGGGCGCTGTCGAAGTTGCAGGCGCTGGGCCACGGCGATCTGGGCATGGCTCACCTGAATCTGCTGCCGCACCTGGACGTACACGGCACCCGCATCGTGACCCTGGCCGAACGTGCGGGCATGACCAAACAGGCGGCAGGCCAGCTGGTCGGAGAGCTGGAACGCTGGGGCTACGTCGAGCGCCGCCCCGATCCGCAGGACGGACGTGCCCAGCGCATCGTCTTCACAGAAACCGGGTGGGTGTATCTGCAACAGGCCCAGCGCATCAAGCGCGAGATCGAGGCCGAGTACCGGGCCGCGCTGGGCGAGGCGCACTGGCAGGCCCTTCAGGAAGGACTCCAGAAGCTCGTGGAGTT